One Candidatus Paceibacterota bacterium genomic window carries:
- a CDS encoding dihydrolipoamide acetyltransferase family protein, with product MATPIIMPKFGQMTEESAIVEWLKKEGDKVAKGDILFTVETDKSVMEVESFEEGTLLKIVVQPGINVPVQSTVGFLGRPGEAIPAVTAPAPIAAPRPQPAGSAVPSAPTPSATAPAPEPATAPSVPHPIAQPLAPPLFRISPRAAALARDCVIDPSRITGSGPNGRVVEKDVKAYLEAKGYRRLRISPAAKQLAAKEKLDVLAIHGTAESGRITVADVQRALAEKPKPMSKMRQIIAQRLSQSVVTAPHFFVTVEVDMTDLVKFRAQLKAQGAPYTVTDFIAQAVVLTLKEFPEVNSATDGKAIRWNSHVHLGLAVSLDQGLVVPAIRNADELTLAELNARAKELADKARAGKLAPDEMTGSTFTISNMGMLDVENFTAIINPGESAILAVSSTRKTPVVRDDKVMVRSIMKMTLSSDHRIIDGAMAARFVNGIRQKLENLELWKLLTT from the coding sequence ATGGCTACTCCAATTATCATGCCCAAGTTCGGTCAGATGACCGAAGAGAGTGCCATCGTCGAATGGCTCAAGAAGGAGGGCGATAAAGTCGCTAAGGGCGATATCCTCTTTACGGTGGAGACCGACAAGTCGGTCATGGAGGTGGAGAGCTTCGAGGAGGGCACGCTACTGAAGATCGTCGTGCAACCGGGGATCAATGTGCCGGTGCAAAGCACAGTCGGCTTCCTGGGCCGCCCCGGCGAGGCGATCCCCGCAGTGACCGCGCCCGCCCCCATTGCCGCGCCCAGGCCTCAGCCGGCAGGGAGCGCCGTCCCCAGCGCGCCGACTCCAAGCGCCACCGCTCCCGCGCCGGAGCCCGCCACCGCTCCCTCGGTCCCTCACCCGATCGCGCAACCGCTGGCGCCGCCCCTCTTCCGCATCAGCCCCCGCGCCGCGGCCCTGGCGCGCGATTGCGTCATTGACCCGTCGCGCATCACGGGCTCCGGTCCCAACGGCCGTGTTGTGGAGAAGGACGTGAAGGCTTACCTGGAGGCGAAGGGCTACCGCCGGCTCCGCATTTCACCCGCAGCCAAGCAGCTCGCGGCGAAGGAGAAGCTTGATGTGCTGGCGATCCACGGCACGGCAGAGTCGGGCCGGATCACCGTCGCGGACGTGCAGCGCGCCTTGGCGGAGAAGCCAAAGCCGATGAGCAAGATGCGGCAGATCATTGCCCAACGGCTCTCGCAAAGCGTAGTGACGGCCCCGCACTTCTTCGTCACCGTTGAAGTGGACATGACCGACCTGGTCAAGTTCCGGGCCCAACTCAAGGCGCAGGGCGCCCCCTACACGGTCACCGACTTCATCGCGCAGGCGGTCGTTCTGACGCTGAAGGAATTTCCGGAGGTAAACAGCGCGACAGACGGCAAGGCCATCCGCTGGAACAGCCATGTGCACCTCGGCCTGGCGGTCTCGCTGGACCAAGGGTTGGTCGTGCCGGCGATTCGCAACGCGGACGAACTGACGCTGGCCGAGCTCAACGCGCGCGCAAAGGAGCTCGCCGACAAGGCCCGGGCAGGCAAGCTCGCCCCCGATGAGATGACCGGCAGCACCTTCACGATTTCGAACATGGGCATGCTCGACGTGGAGAACTTCACCGCGATCATCAACCCCGGCGAGAGCGCCATCCTGGCCGTGTCCAGCACTCGTAAGACGCCCGTCGTGCGCGACGACAAGGTGATGGTTCGCTCGATCATGAAAATGACGTTGTCGTCCGACCACCGGATCATTGACGGGGCCATGGCAGCGCGGTTCGTCAACGGGATCAGGCAGAAGCTGGAGAATCTCGAACTGTGGAAGCTGCTGACGACCTGA
- a CDS encoding metallophosphoesterase family protein: MSRQTEPAKLAPTPSLTKTSGICAVLVAATVAACRLASAENQAELAITHGPFLQAPSETGITVSWATSLKCVSWVEYRPELSPHWLTNFPAHLGLVDADGTVHNVALTGLEPGTRYRYRALSREIREFRPYKVTYGTTVVSPEHGFTTFNAGKASTSFVVVNDRHEKVELLASSLASVAWDKVDAVFLNGDMVEAVKDEAQLYRCVAAPCAGRFASRIPLVYVRGNHDTRGSFARRLLEYFPTESGRYYYTLRQGPVMFLVLDGGEDKADGDKEYYGLVDFEPYLRREVEWLAREIEAPAFRAAPFRVCVMHIPPNSEPNDKFIRPRWLQEHVVPLLNRGKVDLLICGHTHRYAIQPAGQNGLEFPLITGGAEMVLRCDATAQELRVSATELSGKALPQPPVILRRGR; the protein is encoded by the coding sequence ATGAGTCGTCAAACTGAACCGGCAAAGTTGGCCCCGACCCCTTCACTCACGAAGACCTCTGGTATCTGCGCCGTCCTTGTGGCCGCCACAGTCGCCGCTTGCCGGCTGGCAAGCGCCGAAAACCAAGCCGAGCTGGCGATCACCCACGGGCCATTCCTTCAGGCCCCTTCTGAGACGGGCATTACCGTCTCCTGGGCGACCAGCCTCAAGTGCGTTTCCTGGGTCGAATACCGGCCTGAATTGTCACCGCATTGGCTCACCAACTTTCCGGCGCACCTTGGCCTGGTGGATGCCGATGGCACCGTCCACAACGTGGCGCTCACCGGCCTGGAGCCAGGCACGCGCTATCGCTACCGCGCCCTCTCGCGCGAGATTCGCGAATTCAGGCCTTATAAGGTGACCTATGGCACGACCGTTGTCAGTCCGGAGCATGGGTTTACCACGTTCAACGCGGGCAAGGCGTCCACGTCGTTCGTGGTGGTGAACGACCGGCATGAGAAGGTCGAACTGCTGGCGTCGTCGCTGGCGTCGGTGGCCTGGGACAAGGTGGACGCGGTGTTCCTGAACGGGGACATGGTGGAGGCGGTGAAGGACGAGGCGCAGTTGTATCGGTGCGTGGCGGCCCCGTGCGCGGGGAGATTCGCGAGTCGCATTCCGCTGGTGTATGTGCGGGGGAACCACGACACGCGGGGGAGCTTCGCGCGGCGGCTGCTGGAGTATTTCCCGACGGAGTCGGGGCGGTATTACTACACGCTGCGGCAGGGGCCGGTGATGTTCCTCGTGTTGGACGGAGGCGAGGACAAGGCGGACGGGGACAAGGAGTATTACGGGCTGGTGGACTTCGAGCCGTATCTGCGCCGGGAGGTGGAGTGGCTGGCGCGGGAGATCGAGGCGCCGGCGTTTCGCGCAGCGCCGTTCCGGGTCTGCGTCATGCACATCCCGCCGAACTCTGAGCCCAATGACAAGTTCATCCGCCCACGCTGGTTGCAGGAGCACGTGGTGCCGCTGCTGAATCGGGGCAAAGTGGACCTGCTGATCTGCGGCCACACCCATCGCTACGCGATTCAGCCGGCGGGACAGAACGGGCTGGAGTTCCCGCTGATCACCGGCGGGGCGGAGATGGTCCTCCGCTGCGACGCGACGGCACAGGAGCTGCGGGTCAGCGCCACGGAGCTGTCGGGCAAGGCGCTGCCGCAGCCGCCGGTGATCCTGAGGAGGGGAAGGTGA
- a CDS encoding YjjG family noncanonical pyrimidine nucleotidase — protein MNPVASTAPLGSQVQAPPYRWLLFDADGTLFDYERAERVALEQALAGIGVTFEPGYLATYREINGALWQGVEMGVIKPGEVKVRRFERLLETIRVAHSPEALSAGYLECLANCSELIEDAEAVLGALHRKYRLAILTNGLTVVQRGRLARSAIRHHISDLIISEEIGAAKPAPEFFDKAFARLGHPGKREVLMIGDGWVSDIQGALQYGIDACWYNPGRKPRPANCEITREIASLRELNNWLIYESSN, from the coding sequence ATGAACCCAGTAGCCAGTACAGCCCCACTGGGATCGCAGGTCCAGGCGCCGCCTTATCGCTGGTTGCTGTTTGACGCTGACGGAACGCTCTTCGATTACGAGCGGGCCGAACGTGTGGCGCTCGAACAGGCCCTGGCAGGGATTGGCGTCACGTTCGAGCCCGGCTACCTGGCAACTTACCGGGAGATCAATGGGGCCCTGTGGCAGGGCGTGGAAATGGGCGTAATCAAACCCGGCGAGGTGAAAGTCCGCCGCTTCGAGAGGTTACTGGAAACCATCCGGGTAGCGCATTCGCCCGAAGCTCTCAGCGCTGGCTACCTGGAGTGCCTGGCCAACTGCTCGGAGCTGATCGAGGACGCGGAAGCGGTGCTCGGGGCGCTGCACAGGAAGTATCGGCTAGCCATTCTGACTAACGGCCTGACGGTCGTTCAGCGCGGTCGTTTGGCCCGCTCCGCTATCCGCCACCACATCTCCGACCTCATCATCTCGGAGGAGATCGGCGCCGCGAAGCCGGCCCCGGAGTTCTTTGACAAGGCCTTCGCCCGCTTGGGGCACCCCGGAAAGCGCGAAGTGCTGATGATCGGCGACGGCTGGGTCTCGGACATCCAGGGCGCGCTTCAGTATGGCATTGACGCCTGTTGGTATAACCCCGGCCGCAAGCCCCGTCCGGCCAACTGCGAGATCACCCGTGAGATTGCTTCCCTGCGCGAGCTGAACAACTGGCTAATCTATGAGTCGTCAAACTGA
- a CDS encoding N-acyl-D-glucosamine 2-epimerase: protein MTFACSQLKALRAWAENIVRGAFRVRWACSCLRTTCRPARAPGGWAHPLHLARRLAGVASLGLCTAASAADTAPFSQSVQVDPGFAYYTDRSAASIAEELKANGYKSARYIVVRESTAKPDLVEACHAAGLYVSYATLGNGVYSTLDLPRGWERWKMRLKDGAATTGSFTYLCLNHPEYRRWKKKQVVTTLKRIPFDGFEIMESFWPAYNGPASPLYGCLCGHCRAAFLRANPAARTPPDFTHAEAADYYRKDPHLYEQWIQFRAASVTAFLDDIVNGAEGVRLNFPRLPVAVWGIADAVPDGVAKIREWEGIDGALLVRTVRPDLYVIQTDWPDWTRADLAPAYVEEYRPFVKAVAAVSSVPIQVQTDIGSNEQCRRGVAWLSQCQAAARRAGFAGVVAYEYHLSRNIYEAPPHPVRAVGATNTITLVFNKRLNAATAAASTNYAVTPGRVLSAKVDGNLVNLQVTDRPTQATVRGLADDPARRFFKGYPAVTMPSPVTLPVAWR, encoded by the coding sequence GTGACCTTTGCCTGCAGTCAACTCAAGGCCCTGCGCGCCTGGGCCGAGAACATCGTGCGAGGGGCATTCAGAGTGCGTTGGGCGTGCTCCTGCCTTCGAACCACCTGCCGCCCCGCCCGGGCGCCAGGAGGCTGGGCGCACCCCCTGCATCTGGCGCGGCGGCTGGCGGGCGTTGCCTCGTTGGGGCTCTGCACTGCGGCAAGTGCGGCGGACACCGCGCCCTTCAGTCAATCCGTCCAAGTTGATCCCGGCTTCGCCTACTACACCGATCGCAGCGCAGCCAGCATCGCGGAGGAGCTGAAAGCCAACGGCTACAAGAGCGCGCGCTACATTGTCGTCCGGGAAAGCACCGCCAAACCGGATCTTGTCGAAGCCTGCCATGCGGCTGGCCTCTACGTGTCGTATGCCACCCTCGGCAATGGCGTTTATTCCACGCTCGACCTGCCCCGCGGGTGGGAACGCTGGAAGATGCGCTTGAAGGACGGGGCTGCTACCACCGGGTCCTTCACGTACCTGTGCCTGAACCATCCGGAGTATCGCCGGTGGAAGAAGAAGCAGGTCGTCACCACGCTTAAGCGCATTCCCTTCGACGGCTTTGAAATCATGGAGTCCTTCTGGCCCGCCTACAATGGACCCGCCAGCCCGCTTTACGGGTGCCTCTGTGGTCATTGCCGCGCCGCATTTTTGCGGGCGAACCCCGCCGCCAGGACCCCGCCCGACTTCACCCATGCCGAGGCGGCCGATTACTACCGCAAAGACCCGCACCTTTATGAGCAGTGGATCCAATTCCGCGCCGCGAGTGTGACGGCCTTTCTGGACGACATTGTGAACGGCGCGGAGGGGGTGCGGCTGAACTTCCCGCGGTTGCCCGTCGCCGTGTGGGGCATCGCCGACGCGGTTCCCGACGGCGTCGCGAAGATCAGAGAGTGGGAGGGCATTGACGGCGCGCTGCTGGTCCGAACGGTGCGGCCGGACCTGTATGTCATCCAAACGGATTGGCCGGACTGGACCCGGGCGGATTTGGCGCCTGCTTACGTCGAGGAATACCGGCCGTTCGTGAAGGCCGTAGCCGCCGTTTCGAGCGTGCCCATCCAAGTGCAAACCGACATCGGCTCGAACGAGCAATGTCGCCGGGGCGTTGCGTGGCTGTCGCAATGCCAGGCAGCAGCGCGCCGCGCCGGGTTCGCGGGGGTTGTCGCGTACGAGTATCACCTCTCCCGGAACATCTACGAGGCCCCGCCCCACCCCGTTCGGGCCGTAGGTGCCACCAACACCATCACCCTTGTCTTCAATAAGCGGCTAAACGCGGCGACCGCGGCCGCCTCCACGAATTATGCAGTCACACCGGGCCGCGTGCTGTCCGCAAAGGTGGATGGCAACCTGGTGAACCTTCAGGTAACTGATCGTCCGACCCAGGCAACCGTGCGCGGCCTCGCCGACGATCCCGCCCGGCGCTTCTTCAAAGGTTATCCCGCGGTCACGATGCCGTCCCCGGTCACGCTCCCGGTTGCCTGGAGGTAA
- the lpdA gene encoding dihydrolipoyl dehydrogenase produces METFDVVVIGAGPGGYPAAIRAAQLGASVAIVEKEQLGGTCLNWGCIPTKALIATADTFAHIKHAGNLGITVKGASVDYAVMIGHKNKVVSQLQSGVRQLLAANGVRQFTGVASFKDRNTITVSGSSSNGQAAEPKILVAKKVIIATGSTSVMPAFLPKHERVVESRGFLDLTRLPESMLVLGGGFIGCEFACMAAMLGVKVTIVELLEDILLLLDADLRREVRAHMEKSLGIRVLTGKALESIAANASGATGSFGDEVLKADLLLSAIGRKPVTDGLKPENAGVKITERGFIEADDYCRTNVPTIFAIGDVTGKIQLAHYATAQGIAAAENAVRAKPHKHDTAVPNVIFTSPEVGTVGLSEADARKQGRAVKTGKFRFAGLGRALAVGETTGFVKWIADAATGQLLGAAAVGPHATELIAEATAAIRAELTAHEHGRTIHAHPTFSEAWMEAAHAVHGEAIHAPPIRKPSVP; encoded by the coding sequence ATGGAAACATTTGATGTCGTAGTCATCGGCGCCGGCCCCGGCGGTTACCCCGCTGCAATCCGCGCCGCTCAACTGGGCGCGTCGGTCGCCATTGTGGAGAAGGAGCAGTTGGGCGGCACGTGCCTGAACTGGGGCTGCATTCCCACCAAGGCCCTTATTGCCACCGCCGATACCTTTGCCCACATCAAGCACGCCGGGAACCTTGGCATCACGGTCAAAGGCGCGTCGGTGGATTATGCCGTGATGATCGGACACAAGAACAAGGTCGTCAGCCAGCTTCAGAGCGGCGTCAGGCAACTGCTGGCCGCCAACGGCGTGAGGCAGTTCACCGGCGTCGCCTCCTTCAAGGACCGCAACACCATCACCGTTTCTGGAAGCAGTTCTAACGGACAGGCTGCCGAGCCCAAAATCCTCGTAGCCAAAAAGGTCATTATTGCCACCGGCTCCACCTCGGTCATGCCCGCGTTTCTCCCGAAGCACGAGCGCGTGGTGGAAAGCCGCGGCTTTCTCGACCTGACCCGGCTGCCAGAATCCATGCTGGTGCTTGGCGGGGGATTCATCGGGTGCGAGTTCGCCTGCATGGCCGCGATGCTCGGGGTGAAGGTGACCATCGTCGAGTTGCTCGAAGACATCCTGCTCCTGCTCGACGCCGATCTGCGGCGTGAAGTGCGCGCTCACATGGAGAAGAGCCTCGGCATCCGTGTCCTCACCGGCAAAGCGCTCGAAAGTATTGCCGCCAACGCCAGTGGTGCAACCGGCAGCTTCGGTGACGAGGTGCTGAAGGCTGACTTGCTCCTGAGCGCTATCGGCCGCAAACCGGTCACTGATGGGTTGAAGCCGGAGAATGCCGGGGTGAAAATCACGGAGCGCGGGTTCATTGAGGCGGACGACTACTGCCGCACGAACGTTCCCACCATCTTCGCCATCGGCGACGTGACGGGCAAAATCCAACTCGCCCACTACGCCACCGCCCAGGGCATCGCCGCTGCCGAAAACGCTGTCAGGGCAAAGCCTCACAAACACGACACGGCCGTGCCCAATGTCATCTTCACTTCGCCCGAAGTGGGCACGGTCGGTCTCAGCGAGGCGGATGCCAGGAAGCAGGGTCGGGCGGTGAAGACCGGCAAGTTCCGCTTTGCCGGGTTGGGCCGGGCCCTCGCCGTGGGGGAAACGACCGGCTTTGTGAAGTGGATCGCCGACGCCGCAACCGGCCAGCTGCTTGGCGCCGCCGCCGTCGGCCCGCATGCCACGGAGCTGATTGCCGAAGCCACTGCCGCTATCCGTGCCGAGCTAACCGCGCACGAACATGGCCGCACGATCCACGCTCACCCGACATTCAGCGAGGCGTGGATGGAGGCCGCCCACGCGGTGCACGGCGAAGCGATTCACGCGCCGCCGATACGCAAGCCCTCGGTGCCTTGA
- a CDS encoding sulfatase-like hydrolase/transferase has translation MGLACAAGAIERGHVEGRAASRRPNILFMLADQWRAEAFGYAGNPDVKTPHLDQLQREGVHLVNAVSGLPVCCPTRASLLTGQRPLTHGVFLNDVPLDPEAVTIGKVLRAAGYDTGYIGKWHVDGHGRSNFIPRERRQGFEYWKVLECTHDYNHSAYYADGCRNCSRRPTRRSGRRGW, from the coding sequence GTGGGATTGGCTTGCGCGGCTGGCGCAATCGAGCGGGGCCACGTCGAAGGTCGCGCTGCTTCCCGCCGGCCGAACATTCTATTTATGCTCGCCGACCAGTGGCGGGCGGAGGCGTTTGGGTATGCGGGGAACCCTGACGTCAAGACGCCCCACCTGGACCAGTTGCAGCGGGAGGGGGTTCACCTGGTCAACGCTGTCTCCGGGCTGCCGGTTTGTTGCCCGACGCGCGCTTCGCTGCTGACCGGGCAGCGGCCGCTCACGCACGGCGTCTTCCTGAACGACGTGCCACTTGATCCAGAGGCGGTGACAATCGGCAAGGTGCTGCGCGCGGCAGGCTACGACACGGGATACATCGGCAAGTGGCATGTGGACGGCCATGGCCGCTCGAACTTCATCCCGCGTGAGCGGCGGCAGGGTTTTGAGTATTGGAAGGTGCTTGAGTGCACGCACGACTACAATCACTCGGCGTATTACGCGGACGGCTGCCGTAATTGTAGCCGCCGGCCAACTCGCCGCTCTGGCCGTCGGGGTTGGTGA
- a CDS encoding glycoside hydrolase family 78 protein yields MRWAAVIGCSLWAVGALAASPGLTPTQLRCEYLANPLGLDELRPRLSWIVESGERGQRQTACRVLVASDEARLAKGRGDLWDSGKVKSSETVGVVYDGKRLSSRQRCYWKVKVWDKDGKASEWSEPARWSMGLLKAKDWQAEYISFRDKAPVHKFKEPLYLPAARQYRKEFAASREVRRATIYATALGIYELHLNGRRVGDEWFAPGWCDYHQRAYYNTYDVTGLVRRGANALGAWVADGWYSGYIGFGLLTGIGTEAIGRSTYGKTPALMAQLEIEYADGSRETVATDGSWKVTGAGPAQEADFLMGESYDARQEMKGWATAGFDDSKWEAAIRAEENGPAKAKFYEFRNPAADGKGPKIEGREVDLGFKRPPKLEAFPGVPVRATEELKPAGMTSPTNGVQIFNLGQNFAGVVRLKVKGPAGTRVRLRYGEMLHPDGQLMTENLRKARATDYYVLRGDPAGETYVPRFTFHGFQYVELTGYPGEPGLDAITGIVLHSDTPLTSGFECSDPMVNRLFKNVVWTQRANFLDLPTDCPQRDERFGWTGDAQAYVGTAVYNADVAAFYTKWLRELMESQRPSGAFPGYAPYPFQHGWDFGTAWCDAGVICPWTIWQAYGDTRVIERCWEPMTRFIAWRKGASKEFLGVAHGNEWGDWLSVNEKTPIDYIDTAYFAYSAKLMAEMAEAIGKSKEAAEYRELVAKIKAAFNRKYMKPDGALSVDTQTAYALALYMDLLPENSRAAAGARLAKKIEDNDGRMSTGFLGTRPLLPVLSATGQSDLAVRLLQSRKYPSWGYEIEQGATTIWERWNSYTKDKGFGGKQNAEMNSFSHYAFGAVCEWMFSQLAGIQSDGVGYQRIIIRPTPPSPGSNPDQKPIDWVRAHYDSIRGRIASAWKAEGGQFNLEVTIPANTTATVYVPARDAAGVTESGRPLAQAQGVKFLRAEGARVVLAVASGHYRFRTVGGN; encoded by the coding sequence ATGAGGTGGGCAGCGGTGATCGGGTGTAGTTTGTGGGCGGTTGGGGCATTGGCGGCGAGCCCCGGCCTGACGCCAACGCAGCTACGTTGCGAGTACTTGGCGAATCCGCTGGGATTGGATGAGTTGCGGCCGCGGCTGAGCTGGATCGTGGAATCGGGCGAACGGGGGCAGCGGCAGACGGCTTGCCGGGTGCTGGTGGCGAGCGATGAGGCGCGGCTGGCGAAGGGGCGGGGGGATTTGTGGGACAGCGGCAAGGTGAAGAGCAGCGAGACAGTGGGGGTCGTCTATGACGGCAAAAGGCTGAGTTCGCGGCAGCGGTGTTATTGGAAGGTGAAGGTGTGGGACAAGGACGGCAAGGCGTCGGAATGGAGCGAGCCGGCGCGGTGGTCCATGGGGCTTTTGAAGGCAAAGGATTGGCAGGCGGAGTATATCAGCTTCCGGGACAAGGCGCCGGTGCACAAGTTCAAGGAGCCGCTGTATTTGCCGGCGGCGCGGCAGTATCGGAAGGAGTTCGCCGCCTCCCGCGAAGTGCGCCGGGCGACGATTTACGCGACGGCGCTGGGCATCTATGAATTGCATCTGAACGGCCGGCGTGTGGGGGATGAGTGGTTTGCTCCGGGCTGGTGCGATTATCACCAGCGGGCCTACTACAACACGTATGACGTGACGGGGCTGGTGCGGCGCGGGGCCAACGCGCTGGGGGCATGGGTGGCGGACGGGTGGTATTCCGGATACATCGGATTCGGGCTGCTGACGGGGATCGGGACGGAGGCGATCGGCCGTTCCACTTACGGCAAGACACCAGCCCTGATGGCGCAGCTCGAAATCGAGTATGCGGACGGGTCGCGCGAGACGGTGGCGACGGATGGGTCGTGGAAGGTGACCGGCGCGGGGCCGGCGCAGGAGGCGGATTTCCTGATGGGCGAGAGCTATGACGCGCGGCAGGAGATGAAGGGCTGGGCGACGGCGGGATTCGACGACAGCAAGTGGGAGGCGGCCATTCGCGCGGAGGAGAACGGGCCGGCGAAGGCGAAGTTCTACGAGTTCCGGAATCCCGCGGCGGACGGCAAGGGGCCGAAGATCGAGGGGCGCGAGGTGGATTTGGGATTCAAGCGGCCGCCGAAGCTGGAGGCGTTTCCGGGCGTGCCAGTGCGGGCGACGGAGGAGCTCAAGCCGGCGGGGATGACTTCGCCGACCAATGGCGTGCAGATTTTCAACCTGGGGCAGAACTTCGCGGGCGTGGTGCGGCTGAAGGTGAAGGGGCCGGCGGGGACACGGGTGCGGCTGCGCTACGGCGAGATGTTGCATCCGGATGGGCAGTTGATGACGGAGAATCTGCGCAAGGCGCGGGCGACGGACTACTACGTGTTGCGCGGCGACCCCGCGGGGGAGACGTATGTGCCGCGGTTTACGTTCCACGGGTTCCAGTATGTGGAGCTGACGGGTTACCCGGGCGAGCCGGGACTGGACGCGATTACGGGCATTGTGCTGCATTCGGACACGCCGCTGACGAGCGGGTTCGAGTGCTCGGACCCGATGGTGAACCGGCTGTTCAAGAACGTGGTGTGGACGCAGCGGGCGAACTTCCTGGACCTGCCGACGGATTGCCCGCAGCGGGACGAGCGGTTCGGATGGACGGGGGACGCGCAGGCGTATGTGGGGACGGCGGTGTATAACGCGGACGTGGCGGCGTTCTACACCAAGTGGCTGCGGGAGCTGATGGAATCGCAGCGGCCGAGCGGGGCCTTCCCGGGCTACGCGCCGTACCCGTTCCAGCACGGGTGGGATTTCGGGACGGCGTGGTGCGACGCGGGGGTGATCTGCCCGTGGACGATCTGGCAGGCCTACGGTGACACGCGGGTGATCGAGCGTTGCTGGGAGCCGATGACCCGGTTTATTGCTTGGCGAAAGGGCGCGAGCAAGGAGTTCCTCGGCGTCGCCCACGGCAACGAGTGGGGCGACTGGCTGTCGGTGAATGAGAAGACGCCCATTGATTATATAGACACCGCCTACTTCGCCTACTCGGCGAAGCTGATGGCCGAAATGGCCGAGGCCATCGGCAAGAGCAAGGAGGCGGCGGAGTACCGCGAGTTGGTGGCCAAGATCAAAGCCGCGTTCAACCGGAAGTATATGAAGCCGGACGGCGCGCTGTCGGTGGACACGCAGACCGCCTACGCGCTGGCGCTCTACATGGACCTGCTGCCGGAAAATTCCCGCGCGGCTGCGGGGGCGCGGTTGGCGAAGAAGATCGAGGACAACGACGGGCGGATGAGCACGGGATTCCTGGGGACGCGACCGCTGCTGCCGGTGCTGTCGGCGACCGGGCAATCGGACTTGGCGGTGCGGCTGTTGCAGAGCCGGAAATATCCGTCGTGGGGCTACGAGATCGAGCAGGGGGCGACGACCATCTGGGAACGCTGGAACAGCTACACCAAGGACAAAGGATTCGGCGGCAAACAGAACGCGGAGATGAACTCGTTTTCGCACTACGCCTTCGGCGCGGTTTGCGAGTGGATGTTCTCACAACTGGCGGGCATCCAGTCGGATGGGGTGGGCTACCAGCGCATCATCATTCGGCCTACGCCGCCCTCGCCGGGCAGCAACCCGGACCAGAAACCGATTGATTGGGTGCGCGCGCACTACGATTCCATCCGCGGCCGCATCGCCAGCGCATGGAAGGCCGAGGGCGGGCAGTTCAACCTGGAGGTGACCATCCCGGCGAACACGACGGCGACGGTGTATGTGCCGGCGCGCGACGCGGCGGGCGTGACGGAGAGCGGCAGGCCGCTGGCGCAGGCGCAGGGGGTGAAGTTCCTGCGCGCGGAAGGGGCGCGGGTGGTGCTCGCCGTGGCGTCGGGGCACTATAGGTTCCGAACTGTGGGCGGCAATTAG